From Arachis stenosperma cultivar V10309 chromosome 2, arast.V10309.gnm1.PFL2, whole genome shotgun sequence, one genomic window encodes:
- the LOC130961191 gene encoding palmitoyl-acyl carrier protein thioesterase, chloroplastic-like, giving the protein MQLLTYRYPKWDDSVEVETWVSTAGMNAVRFNWIMRDFKTNQVLNTASSVSVLMNKLTRRLSKMPEEVRRELDSYLVNSRIIIEDDDKKIPKLDDTTADYICTGLRPQWSDIDVNFHVNNTKYISWILESIPESILMNYELSSMSLKFKRECKIDSKLQSLAEVCSDNNNSNNNNVEYNHMLRFEDGVEILRGRTKWRPKPTNNFDIFNHVPEASIKDF; this is encoded by the exons atgcagcttttaacttatcGTTATCCTAAATG GGATGATTCAGTTGAAGTGGAAACTTGGGTATCTACAGCAGGAATGAATGCTGTGCGATTCAATTGGATTATGCGAGATTTCAAAACAAATCAAGTCTTGAATACAGCCTCAAG TGTTTCTGTTTTGATGAACAAATTGACAAGAAGATTATCTAAAATGCCGGAAGAAGTCAGAAGAGAACTTGATTCCTATCTTGTAAATTCCAGAATTATTATAGAAGATGATGACAAAAAAATACCTAAACTTGATGACACTACAGCAGATTATATTTGTACCGGTTTAAGG CCACAATGGAGTGATATAGATGTAAATTTTCATGTCAATAATACGAAGTACATCAGTTGGATTCTAGAg AGTATTCCAGAATCAATCTTGATGAATTATGAGTTATCTTCTATGAGTTTGAAATTCAAGAGGGAGTGTAAGATAGACAGCAAATTACAATCTCTAGCTGAAGTTTGCAGTGacaataataatagtaataataataatgttgagTACAATCATATGCTTCGATTTGAAGATGGTGTTGAGATTTTGAGAGGAAGGACTAAGTGGAGACCCAAACCTACTAACAACTTTGACATTTTTAATCATGTTCCAGAAGCTTCCATTAAAGACTTTTAA
- the LOC130961192 gene encoding uncharacterized protein LOC130961192, whose product MKKGTPFKWEAECEEAFQHFKKVLIEPPVLAKPQTGETLYLYLSITEEALAAALIREKERKEQKPIYFISKVLQDGNPLLAHRKASLALLTASRRLRQYFQAHPVIIRTGQAVKQVLQKPDLASRMLAWSIELSQFDIKFEPRYAIKAQAMADFIAEMTPGNSTPESWKLHVDGSSNVTSGGAGVILKNQNGVVIKQSVRYEFPVSNNQAEYEALLAGLALSRKVGAKVLEVNTDSQVVSSQVNGDYQTRDPLLQQYLAKVNKLKEGFEHATIQHVPRERNARADLLSKIASTKPGHGNKSLIQEVVKSPSVSTTTNAHLTFSNQGSWTYPILQYLLNGTLPLDPKEGKRIKREAANYTVVAGQLYKRELSQPLLKCVKPGDTEYILRKIHEGCCGHHVGGKTLAQKVIRAGYFWPAVIRDSIQLVKKCDKCQRHANIHQAAPHQLSIISAERPFGTWGIDLVGPFPKAPGQLRYLIVAIDYYTKWIEAEPLASIRQPNAEDSSDDRSSPDSRSPRSSSRTMEPNLLTKSSENF is encoded by the coding sequence ATGAAAAAAGGAACCCCCTTCAAATGGGAAGCAGAATGCGAAGAAGCTTTCCAACATTTCAAGAAAGTCTTAATAGAACCACCGGTCCTCGCCAAACCCCAAACAGGGGAGACTCTCTACTTGTACCTCTCCATAACGGAAGAAGCACTCGCGGCAGCACTTATCCgcgaaaaagaaaggaaagaacaAAAACCCATATACTTCATAAGCAAAGTCCTACAAGACGGAAACCCGCTACTCGCGCATAGAAAAGCTAGCCTCGCCCTCCTCACGGCCTCCCGACGTCTACGGCAATATTTTCAGGCCCATCCAGTGATAATTCGAACCGGCCAAGCTGTTAAACAGGTGCTACAAAAACCCGACCTAGCGAGCAGAATGTTAGCATGGTCCATCGAACTATCTCAGTTCGATATCAAGTTCGAACCCCGATACGCGATCAAAGCGCAGGCCATGGCCGACTTTATCGCCGAGATGACACCGGGAAACTCCACCCCCGAATCCTGGAAACTACACGTCGACGGCTCCTCGAACGTCACTTCTGGAGGCGCCGGAGTCAttctcaaaaatcaaaacgGAGTCGTGATCAAACAGTCAGTTCGATACGAATTCCCAGTCTCAAataaccaagcagaatacgaagccctccTGGCGGGCTTAGCCCTATCCCGGAAAGTCGGAGCAAAGGTCCTGGAGGTGAATACCGATTCACAGGTAGTTAGTTCCCAAGTTAACGGAGATTACCAGACACGAGATCCCCTACTCCAACAATACCTTGCCAAGGTAAATAAACTGAAAGAAGGATTCGAACACGCTACCATACAACACGTTCCTAGGGAACGAAACGCCAGGGCAGACCTACTTTCCAAAATAGCTAGTACCAAACCAGGACACGGTAACAAATCGCTAATTCAGGAAGTCGTTAAGTCGCCCTCCGTATCAACAACGACCAACGCTCATCTGACATTTTCAAACCAGGGATCTTGGACCTACCCTATCCTACAATACCTCCTCAACGGAACATTACCACTAGACCCCAAAGAGGGAAAACGAATAAAGAGGGAAGCCGCCAACTATACAGTTGTCGCAGGACAACTATACAAACGCGAACTCTCGCAACCCCTGCTCAAATGCGTCAAACCAGGGGACACGGAGTACATACTCCGCAAAATCCACGAAGGTTGTTGCGGCCACCACGTCGGAGGTAAAACCTTAGCCCAAAAAGTCATCAGGGCAGGTTACTTCTGGCCCGCGGTTATTCGGGACTCCATACAGTTAGTAAAAAAATGCGACAAATGTCAAAGGCACGCCAATATCCACCAAGCCGCCCCTCACCAACTCAGCATCATATCGGCAGAGCGGCCATTCGGCACTTGGGGGATCGACCTCGTCGGGCCCTTCCCTAAGGCACCCGGTCAACTCAGGTATCTCATCGTCGCCATAGattactacaccaaatggatcGAGGCCGAACCCCTGGCCTCCATACGGCAACCCAATGCCGAAGATTCCTCTGACGACAGATCATCACCCGATTCGAGATCCCCGAGATCGTCATCTCGGACAATGGAACCCAATTTGCTGACAAAAAGTTCAGAGAATTTCTAG